The sequence agaatcagaatctccAATGAAATCTGTCTCATATTCTTGGGCAGAAGTCACTTAGGGAATCATTTCAATAACTGTAGGTCGTAGATCATTCCTCTCCAGAATAAGTTCACCATCTTTAGCTGGTATGGCAGGGCTCGTTATATGCTCGTATTGTTCACTATAGAAGGTTTGACGGGCCTCAGACTCAGATTTGTcgtttattttaaataaatctcTTGGGATAGTTTTCATAACATAATGTTTGTTATGTTCATATGGATCTTGCACATAAAAACATTGATGTTCTTGAGATGCTAGTATGAAAGGTTCATTTTGGTAGCATTTCTTATTGAAGTGAACAAATGTAAGACCATACTTGTCTCTCCCAGCATCATACCACtcacaccaaaacaatacaaCCTTAAAATGCCCAAAATAGTCTAACTCTACTATCTCAAACAACCTGCCATAATAAGCTACAGTGTCTTGAATTGGACTTTTATCTTTAGCACTTGCAAAGCTTAAAGCAGTTAATGTGACACcactattttatgtttttctcctTGCCTCACGCTCCACAGTGTGAAACCTATATCCATTAATTATATATCCAGAAAATCTTCTTGCAATAGAGCTTGGACCTCGAGATAATTCTTTTAGCCAAACAGGCACATCTGGATCCCTCGCTCGAGTTTCGAACCACTGCGATAAGGTTTTACTGTGAACTTTTACTTTTCACCATTTCATTCCCGCTGATTGTTAACCTCATCCTCATGCTCTCTGTAGTTAATAATAGTTATGTTTGATCGGAAAAAATCTAAATGCACTTGATTTAGTGAATAAACATAAGTTATATTAAGTTACCTAACATAATCTGCAACTTCTTCACAATTATGTAATACATACACATGGGCTTGAGCACTTGATATGTCATCGAGATTAATTGGTTCTCCATTTCCCATGCCTAACGAATAACCTTTGTTATAAAATAACTTTGACGGCAAAACTTCATTGTCGTGAGGATCATCATCATTCTGAGGTCACTTATTAAGTCTTGTTCGTACACCTCCATGCAAGTATCTTGAGCAGAAAGTTAAGCACTCTTCAGCCAGATATGCCTCTGCAATAGAACCTTCGGGGTGACTTTTGTTGCGTACATACGACTTTAATGTACACATGTACCTTTCTGGAGGATACATCCAACGAAACTGCACCGGACCACCCAATCTCACCTCATTTGCTAAATGAATGGGAAGATGAACCATTATGTCAAAAAAACTAGAGGGAAAGATCCTCTAAAGGTGGCATAATATTTTCACAATCTCTAACTCCAGTCAATCTATCTCTTCCAGTGTGATTAACTTTTTGCATAAGCGACGAAAAAAGGAACTTAGTCGAATCAACGGAATGGCCATGTGATCAGGAAGGATGCTTTTAATCGGTATTGGTAGTAAATAGTGTAGCAAAAAATGAGTATCGTGGATCTTATAcccaaaaatttttctttctcCTAGATGTACACACTGTGATATATTCGAAGCACTACCATCAGGTAGCTTTGTTGTCTTCAAAACACCACAAAAAATTGACTTCTCTGCAGCAGTCATTGAAAAGCATGCCTTTGCCAACTTTGTTCTCTTGCCATTATTCACCTCATTTGGTTGAAGATTTTTCCAGATCCCCAAATCTTTTAAGTCATATCGAGCATTCATATGATCCTTTGTCTTGCTTGGGATATCCAAAAGAGTTCCAATTATACTGTCAAGTATTTTCTTCTCCATGTGCATGACATCTAAGTTGTAACGCAGTGGGTTCTTGTGCTAGTAAGGCAATTCAAAGAAAATTGATCTTTTTTTTCCAATTCCATGGGAAACTATTTGATGTACTTTGCTTCTTCCCGAAAACATTCTCAACATTTTGTAGCATCTCAAAAATTTTCATTCCTTCTATAACAGGTGGAGGGGGTCTTAATTCTTACTTCCCATTAAAAGACCTTGTATTGGTTCTCCATGGAAGATCCATGGGCAAAAAGACACGATGGTCCATATAAACTGTCTTCCGACTATGTTTTAGTTGTAGAAAAGAGGTATTTTTGTTCCAACAAGGACAAGCAAATTTTTCCTTTGTACTCCACCCAGACAACATAGCATACGCAGGAAAATCATTGATTGTCCATAAAAGAGCTGCCCGCATTTGAAAGGTCTTATACTTTGATGCATCATAAGTTTCCACCCCTATTTCCCACAACTTCAAGTCTTCTATCAATGGTTGTAGATACACGTCAATATCTTTGCCAAGTTATTGTGGCCCAGGAATAAGCAAAAAAAGCATACAATATTCAGGTTTCATGCACATCCACAGAGGCAAGTTGTATACCATCAAGATTACGGGCCACGTGCTCCATGAAATATTCATGCTACGAAATGGGTTGAACCCATCACTTGACAAGCCTAGTCTAATATTGTGTGATTCTTTTGCAAAATCTTCATCCATTTCATCAAAGTTCTTCCATGCCAGGCCGTCAGCAGGATGCTTTAACGTCCCATCTTTAACGCGCTCCTCATCATGCCACCTCAGACTAGCTACCATTTTTGAGCACATAAATAATCTCTGAAGTCTTGGAATTATAGTAAAGTATCTCAGAGTCTTTGCAAGAATAGGACGACCTTTCTTATGAGGTTGGATCTCGCTATTATCACTAGAATTTTTAGTATATCGAGTTGTTCCACACACACGACATTGTGGTTAATCCTTTAGTTCTTTCCTATAAAGGAGGCAATCATTAGGATAAGCATCGATTTTTTATAATCCAGACCTAAATCTCTTATCATAGCCTTCGTCTTATGAAAAGATGGAGGTATGTTAATGTCAGGCATTGCCTCTTTCATTAGCTCAAGAAGGGAAGTGAAGGAGGCATTGCTCCAACCGTGCAAACACTTTAACAAGTACAGGCGGATAGTAAAAGATAATGTAAAAAATTTCCTGCAGCCCGGGTATAACTCTTGACTTGCCCCATCTATTAAATTATAAAACTTTTTAGCCTCTTCATTTTGACCTACAGTAACACCCTCAGCATGATCTCCAAATGCATCATTACGCAGTCCTTCGATGTCATCGTGTGCACCTTCTTCATCATCTGTGTCATCATCAACCACCATCGAGATTGTCCATTCCCCATGATTAATCCATGTTCTATATCCCTTAACAAATCCATCGGCTACTAAATGGTCAAATACCACATATCTTCTATACCACTCAATGTTACAACACCTCTTACAAGGACATTGAATTTGTTGTCCGTCCGGTTCTCCCTCAGAGTTTGCAAACTTTATGAAACTAATAACACCATTGATATACTCTTCGCTATACCTCGGTAGATCCATCCAATCCTTCGGCATATCACAAAACCTAAtcgataattattaaatttttttggaaaaaagttTATAAGGGATCGCAAAATGAAGATAACAAGAGTAGAGGAGGAAGGGTGTTATGAAATATAAGGGGCATGGGCTATGAAACGGACTTTCATAGTCTTGTAGTTAGGTTAGGAAATAGTTCCTAGTCTTAGAAGTAATTCTCTAAACATTTTACTAGAAACTCGCTGAAGCAAAACAAAGAATTTATAgtacataaataataaattaaattgcaacttCATAACTAATAAAACAATCAAGGTGGAGCTACACATGAATTAATAGCATAATaataaagtgaaaagaaaaagtatgCATTGTACCTTGCCATGACACAATCAACGTTTTGACAAAATCCACTTGGGAGCTTTAACCAAAAACTTCAATTTGTTTGTTACCAAGTAAAATTCTAAGAGATTAGACTATAATCATATTTAGTCTTgatttattttcataaattctaaactgatataattaaaatgaaaggaaaaaaaataaaaaaactcaatTTAGGTCGGTAACTTAtttgaaaaatgaaagcaatctGATAACAGCCCaaaattcaaatccaaagcatGAGTAACTGAGtaactgaaaataaaaagaagaaccCTTGCTTTTCAAAACACAATTCAGGTCGGTAACATATTTGGAAAACAATAAGACATACACAAATCAAAGTGAAATGTCAGaagaaaaagttaaaaattatagATGCTGCTATATCATacatctcaattctttttcataataattttatGTCCAAAAGCAACAAGAACAATAGGAGAATTTTAAggggaaaaaattaaataaaatacaaaaggaACTATAGCAAAAGGAAGCAAAACTAAATGATAGAAAGAGCACATAAAAAAGAAAAGGATAGAACAGAAGATgtaaagtggaattaaaattgtGCCTATGAAAGCAGATTAGGGAAAGGGGTTAGTTATAACTATAGAAGTCACACGGGTAGGGGTGACTCATGGGTGTCGGGAAAGGGGTCAATTAGGGAGTCCACAAATGGCAGGGGATTGTGTGTGTGTAAGGCCCAAATgaaagtaaaaaaattaattaataatggcATCCAGAGACGAGAAATTAAAGAAGGTGAAGCTACTTTATGAGATATTCATTAAGCTTATTTAAATGGCATTACTTAGCATTCTGAATTCAATAACCTATTGACTATTGTAGCTCAAATCAGGAACAAGCAAATGATCAAAAAGttggaataaaatttttttaacttgTATAGTATCTATTTCTCAAGCAATCTGATAACAGCCCaaaattcaaatccaaagcatGAGTAACTAAGTAACTGAAAATAAAAGGAAGAAATCTtgcttttcaaaattcaattcagGTCGGTAACTTATTTGGAAAATAATAGGACATACACAAATCAAAGTGAAATGTCAGAAAAAAAGCTAAAAATCATAGATGCTGCTACATCACACATCTCAATTCTTTGTCATAATAATTTTTTGTCCAAAAGCAACAAGAACAAAAGGAAAATTTTAAggggaaaaaaattaaataaaaatacaaaagaaaCTGTAGCAAAAGGAAGCAAATCCAAATGATAGAGAGAGCacctaaaaaagaaaaagatagaacAAAATAACACgtaaagtggaattaaaattgtTCCCATAAAAGCAGATTAGGGAAAGGGGTCAATTATAACTATAGAAGCAGCAGGGTAGGGGTGACTCATGGGCGTCGGAAAAGGGGTCAATTAGGGAATCCACAAATGGCAGGGgattgtgtgtgtgtgtaaggcccaaatgaaggtgaaaaagtaattaataatGGCATCCAGAGACGAGAAATTAAAGAAGGTGGAGCTACTTTATGAGATATTCATTAAGCTTATTTGAATGGCATTACTTAGCATTCTAAATTCAATAACCTATTGACTATTGTAGCTCAAATCAGGAACAAGCAAATGATCAAACAGTtggaataaaaaattttaatttgtataGTATCTATTTCTCAAGCAATCTGATAACAGCCCAAAATTTAAATCCAAAGCATGAATCTCACGAGGGAAAAAAAGAAGAATCTAAAGTAGAAAAAATCAACAAGTTTTGAAGCAATGCACAAACCAAATAGAGTCCATACTCTGGTTTTTTCTTCAGAACACCAACTATAACATAGTATAATTTCTCAAGTGATAAAATATTCTAAAGAGTTGaagtcaaaattcaaaaataactatATGAGATATTCATTAAGCTTATTTGAATGGCATTACTTATCATTCTAAATTCAATAACCTGTTGACTATTGTAGCTCAAATCAGGAACAAGCAAATGATCAAACAgttagaataaaaaattaaatttgcaTAGTACTAATTAAATCTTACAACAGCCCAAAATTTAAATCCAAACCATGAATCTCGcaaggaaaaaagaagaagaattcaaattaaaaaaccaacaagtttttaaaccaacTTGGATGCATCTAATCACTTCCTGAGAAGTCAATAACGCATGTTAAAAAATTCTAAACTCAATCCACCAAATTGTTCAGGAAATGGTAATTGTAGATATGGATGCAAGTTAGATTCAGAATTCAATTATGTAATCTACAAAATTCGTATGATTAATTTTTTCAGAGAAACTCTATTTCACTCTTTGCTTTTTAACTGCTTCAGCTCATCAATTTGCTTCAGCATAAAACATCTACATTCAAATATTCCATTAgaaaatttatataataaaaaaaacacaaaatcggCCACCAGATCTCTAAATAAGTTCATTTGATCAAGAAAAAAACAACAAAGTCGATGAAGTTTCAAAATAACAACAAGCCCAAtcagcaagtaaaataaataaaaggatacaaatttaagttttaataatttttaaagccGTTAAATGATCCAAAAATGAAATGGGCGATAAAGTTAATCACAGAAAAGTATGAACTGAATCGAAATGTAGCTGAAAAAATCGAAAGCTAAGACAATAGAAGAATGGACCTAGGGTTTGTGGTGAACAAACCTACAAGAATGAGTTCTCCTACGCCACAGTTCATCAATTCATGAGTTCCTAAATTGAAACCCTAAAATCGGAACTCTACCCTCTAAAATTTCAGAAACCAAATGAAGGTGGATGCATACCTTCTCGACGATGGTTAGTGGATGAAGAGAGGTTTTCAGTTGAGCGCAGCGTCGTCCTGATGTGAGCGCACATCGAAGAGAAGCGGCGGTATGGTGAAGACCAGTGACAGCGTCATGAGTGGTGAAGATTAGTGAGTGCAGAGTCTTCCTGGAGTGGTGAGTGGTGACGCCATGAGTGGTGAATGGTGATGGTGGAGTCTTCTCTGATTTGGAGTGGTCAGTGCAAAGTCTTCTCTATTTTGGGGTGATGAGGGGCGCGAATAAGAAGGGAAAAGCAGCTAACAAGGGTTACACATTCGTTTCATCTGATTTGGCTGTGTTTAAAatgtatattatttttgtttgatggggttttatttgtatattattatttgatgtaaagtgaaaaaaaatttactaagtgttGGACATTTGACCAAAAATACATTAGGCAACATTTTTAAAGCGCACCTGAAACTTGACAAGTAAGTTACCCTTCAAAAGCGCACTCTTTGGTGTAAAATGTGAACCCATAGCTCTTAAGataaggctacgctttataagtgatatttATAATATCTAAGGAGACACTTGTCAAGTGATGCCACAAATGTGTTTCCTATTCTCCTACGAAAAGGAAACatagagaaaagcgtagcctattcccagaataggctacgcttttcaaatgtagtctAAAAAAAGTGTGgatgaatgggtatttttcttgtagtgcaagtTGCCAACGCCTTCATGCTTTGATCTCCAACCTTCtatattttgaattaaagaaGGCGTTGCCAACTTGAAAAGTCAAGTTGCCAATGCCTTTGTTGTTAAAATGGGAAGGAGTTGCTAACTTCAATTTCCAAGTTAGTGACTCCTTTGTATTTTTCAAAGAAGGAGTTGCCAACTTCAATTTCTAAGTTAGCGACtcctttgtatttttcaaaaaaggAGTTGCCAACTTCAACAACTTCAAAGCTCTGcaccttttttgcttttgagcttattttgtgatttttgcttctttctctaccattttctacaaaataaatcaattcaaaGAGATCAAAGCAATATATTACTTAAGCACAAtaatactcaataattaagcattaaatattaatttcttgtgtgaaaaagcatagaaagacACAACATGATGcccatgcatcacaacaccaaacttaaaccttgcttgtcctcaagcaaataaagaatcatgcaataagttttgacaatccaaggtgagaagagtagcaaattaatgttcatggttggctagtttactatgcatgctacaatcacaaaagaaatttaaatgattgatgtttctatctagctcactttatgaaatcttttctttataTCCCTTCCTTGAAATaagcttttcctttctttcttagcttagcttcttgggtgctttgcaccatttgttgaaagctacgactctaaatactttgttttcaagtattaccacttgatacataagcaccaaaAGAATTTAATTAGAGGACCCTTTGAGCTTATTTGTTTCTTTTCCTtattctctaatcattgatgatcagagccttgagctttgagggagtactttgcacttgagcctagccttgactctaagtgttttgttttcaagctttttgcttgatacataaacgcTACAAGTACTtgacaattgaattgtcattggtactcagagcctacAACTTTCTCATTAtttcccttttttcttttcttgccttaattacatttgctttttcaaggttttgatgatttcaaaaatttcataaaatgtcctagatgaaaatttcaattaaacaaaattcaaatgcaattgagcaaccaATTAATCATGCTAGCCTCTCAATACTTATATGCTCATGCTAGCTTCTTATTTAATTaacttgtttgtttat is a genomic window of Arachis ipaensis cultivar K30076 chromosome B06, Araip1.1, whole genome shotgun sequence containing:
- the LOC110263754 gene encoding uncharacterized protein LOC110263754, yielding MARFCDMPKDWMDLPRYSEEYINGVISFIKFANSEGEPDGQQIQCPCKRCCNIEWYRRYVVFDHLVADGFVKGYRTWINHGEWTISMVVDDDTDDEEGAHDDIEGLRNDAFGDHAEGVTVGQNEEAKKFYNLIDGASQELYPGCRKFFTLSFTIRLYLLKCLHGWSNASFTSLLELMKEAMPDINIPPSFHKTKAMIRDLGLDYKKSMLILMIASFIGKN